ATCGTTTAACTATTGTTTTTATAACTAAAGTAAAAGCTATTAGCTTAAAGCTAAACACCAACAAACATGCGAATTATCTCAGGGCAATTTAAAAGTCGTAGAATAAACGCTCCAAAACATTTACCCGTAAGACCTACCACAGATAGAGCTAAAGAGGCTTTGTTTAATATTTTATATCACAAATACCAACTCGATAGGCTAAAAGTTTTGGACTTATTTGCAGGTATAGGTTCCATTACATTTGAATTTGCTTCTCGAGGAACAACGGAAATTACTGCGGTAGATCAAAACAAAGGCTGTACCGATTTTATCGATTATACTGCTGAACAACTTAACATAAATATCAGTATTAAAACACAAGAAGTTATCCACTTTTTGAAAACATCAGATGAAACTTATGATATCATCTTTGCCGATCCGCCTTATGATTTAACCATAGA
This genomic window from Flavobacterium sp. CS20 contains:
- a CDS encoding RsmD family RNA methyltransferase: MRIISGQFKSRRINAPKHLPVRPTTDRAKEALFNILYHKYQLDRLKVLDLFAGIGSITFEFASRGTTEITAVDQNKGCTDFIDYTAEQLNINISIKTQEVIHFLKTSDETYDIIFADPPYDLTIEEFYTLIDTVFDYNHLAKQGILIVEHSKHTDLSEHTNFEEQRKYGHSVFSWFSY